One window of the Diospyros lotus cultivar Yz01 chromosome 12, ASM1463336v1, whole genome shotgun sequence genome contains the following:
- the LOC127787326 gene encoding oligopeptide transporter 7-like isoform X1, whose product MEESPLGITTPLIRKDEKSEVQSSTVPSSSQDPYWEIREAEEEEEQEQENSPVEQVALTVPTTDDPSLPVLTFRMWVLGVVSCALLSFLNQFFWYRTEPLTITAISAQIAVVPLGQLMAAKLSKRVFFKGKPWEFTLNPGPFNVKEHVLITIFANSGAGTVYAIHVVTVVKVFYKKHITFFVSLIVIITTQVLGFGWAGIFRRYLVEPAAMWWPANLVQVSLFRALHEKEERPKGGVTRTQFFLIALACSFAYYVFPGYLFQMLTSFSWLCWIFPKSVLAQQLGSGLYGLGIAAFGFDWSTISSYLGSPLASPWFATANVAAGFIFVMYVLIPICYWLNVYKAKTFPIFSDDLFQSNGLKYNISSIIDSNFHLDIAAYLRAGPLYLSTFFAMTYGVGFAALTATIVHVLLFHGREIWEQSKSSFKERTMDIHTRLMSRYKQVPEWWFWLILVINIGATIFACEYYIDQLQLPWWGVLLACLIAFIFTLPIGIITAITNQTPGLNVITEYIIGYIYPGYPVANMCFKVYGYISMTQAITFLQDFKLGHYMKIPPRTMFMAQVVGTFIAGFVYLGTAWWLMETIPDICESSSSIWTCPSDTVFYDASVIWGLLGPKRIFGNEGTYGAVNWFFLGGAVAPLLVWLAQKAFPNQEWIRLINMPVLLGATGMMPPATAVNYSTWILMGFVSGFVVYRYRPDLWKRYNYVLSGALDAGLAFMGVLLYLGLGLEDISLDWWGNDLDGCPYATCPTARGVKVPDCPVIY is encoded by the exons ATGGAAGAATCCCCTCTCGGAATCACTACTCCTCTGA TACGAAAGGATGAGAAATCTGAGGTTCAAAGCAGCACCGTGCCGTCGAGCTCTCAAGATCCCTATTGGGAGATTCGGGAAgccgaggaggaggaggagcaggAGCAGGAGAACTCACCGGTGGAACAGGTGGCGCTGACGGTGCCGACAACCGATGACCCGTCGCTGCCGGTGCTGACGTTCCGGATGTGGGTGCTGGGAGTCGTTTCGTGCGCTCTCTTGTCGTTCCTGAACCAGTTCTTCTGGTACAGGACGGAGCCGCTGACTATAACGGCGATCTCCGCTCAAATTGCGGTGGTGCCGCTGGGGCAGCTGATGGCGGCGAAGTTGAGCAAGCGGGTGTTCTTCAAGGGGAAGCCGTGGGAGTTCACGCTGAATCCAGGGCCTTTCAATGTGAAGGAGCACGTGCTCATCACCATCTTCGCGAACTCCGGCGCCGGCACCGTCTACGCCATTCACGTGGTTACAGTGGTGAAGGTGTTCTATAAGAAGCACATCACCTTCTTCGTGTCCTTGATCGTGATTATAACAACCCAG GTGTTGGGGTTTGGATGGGCCGGCATATTCCGACGCTACCTGGTGGAGCCGGCGGCCATGTGGTGGCCTGCAAACCTTGTCCAGGTTTCACTCTTCAG GGCCCTGCACGAGAAAGAGGAACGACCCAAAGGAGGGGTGACGAGAACTCAATTCTTCCTGATTGCCTTGGCTTGCAGCTTCGCTTACTATGTGTTTCCCGGTTATCTCTTCCAAATGCTGACTTCCTTCTCCTGGTTGTGTTGGATATTCCCCAAATCGGTGCTTGCCCAGCAGCTAGGCTCCGGTCTCTACGGCCTCGGTATCGCTGCTTTTGGATTCGACTGGTCCACCATCTCATCTTACCTCGGAAGCCCACTAGCAAGCCCTTGGTTTGCCACAGCCAATGTCGCTGCCGGCTTTATCTTTGTCATGTATGTCTTGATTCCCATATGCTACTGGCTTAATGTCTACAAAGCCAAAACCTTCCCCATTTTCTCTGATGATCTCTTCCAATCCAATGGCCTTAAATACAACATTTCAAGCATCATTGATTCTAATTTCCACCTTGACATCGCCGCCTATCTGCGAGCAGGACCTCTTTACCTTAGTACCTTTTTCGCCATGACTTATGGGGTTGGCTTTGCCGCGCTGACCGCCACCATTGTACATGTCTTACTGTTTCATGGAAG AGAAATATGGGAGCAGAGCAAATCAAGTTTTAAAGAGAGAACCATGGACATACACACAAGACTCATGAGCAGGTATAAGCAAGTCCCAGAGTGGTGGTTTTGGCTGATCCTTGTTATAAACATTGGAGCCACCATCTTTGCATGTGAGTATTACATCGACCAACTTCAGTTGCCCTGGTGGGGAGTTCTCTTGGCATGCCTGATTGCCTTTATCTTCACTCTTCCTATTGGGATCATCACTGCCATCACAAACCAG ACGCCAGGACTCAACGTCATTACAGAGTACATAATTGGGTATATCTACCCAGGATATCCTGTCGCTAACATGTGCTTCAAGGTCTACGGATACATAAGCATGACACAGGCTATCACCTTCCTCCAAGACTTCAAACTTGGCCACTACATGAAAATCCCACCAAGAACTATGTTCATGGCACAG GTCGTGGGAACCTTCATAGCTGGTTTTGTCTACTTGGGAACTGCATGGTGGTTAATGGAAACAATCCCCGACATCTGCGAGTCCTCATCCTCTATATGGACTTGTCCCAGTGACACCGTCTTCTACGACGCATCAGTAATATGGGGTCTGCTTGGGCCTAAGCGAATTTTCGGCAATGAAGGCACTTATGGAGCGGTGAACTGGTTCTTCTTGGGCGGAGCAGTTGCGCCTTTGCTTGTGTGGCTGGCCCAGAAGGCCTTCCCCAATCAAGAGTGGATTCGGCTAATTAACATGCCAGTCCTTTTAGGCGCCACTGGAATGATGCCGCCGGCCACTGCAGTGAACTACAGTACGTGGATTTTGATGGGGTTCGTCTCCGGCTTTGTTGTCTATAGATATCGACCGGATTTGTGGAAGCGATACAATTATGTCCTTTCGGGTGCACTTGATGCCGGTCTAGCTTTCATGGGGGTGCTCTTGTATTTGGGGTTGGGCTTGGAGGATATAAGCCTCGACTGGTGGGGGAATGATCTTGATGGTTGCCCTTATGCCACTTGTCCTACTGCCCGAGGAGTTAAGGTGCCTGATTGCCCTGTTATCTACTAA
- the LOC127787326 gene encoding oligopeptide transporter 7-like isoform X2 yields MEESPLGITTPLIRKDEKSEVQSSTVPSSSQDPYWEIREAEEEEEQEQENSPVEQVALTVPTTDDPSLPVLTFRMWVLGVVSCALLSFLNQFFWYRTEPLTITAISAQIAVVPLGQLMAAKLSKRVFFKGKPWEFTLNPGPFNVKEHVLITIFANSGAGTVYAIHVVTVVKVFYKKHITFFVSLIVIITTQVLGFGWAGIFRRYLVEPAAMWWPANLVQVSLFRALHEKEERPKGGVTRTQFFLIALACSFAYYVFPGYLFQMLTSFSWLCWIFPKSVLAQQLGSGLYGLGIAAFGFDWSTISSYLGSPLASPWFATANVAAGFIFVMYVLIPICYWLNVYKAKTFPIFSDDLFQSNGLKYNISSIIDSNFHLDIAAYLRAGPLYLSTFFAMTYGVGFAALTATIVHVLLFHGREIWEQSKSSFKERTMDIHTRLMSRYKQVPEWWFWLILVINIGATIFACEYYIDQLQLPWWGVLLACLIAFIFTLPIGIITAITNQVVGTFIAGFVYLGTAWWLMETIPDICESSSSIWTCPSDTVFYDASVIWGLLGPKRIFGNEGTYGAVNWFFLGGAVAPLLVWLAQKAFPNQEWIRLINMPVLLGATGMMPPATAVNYSTWILMGFVSGFVVYRYRPDLWKRYNYVLSGALDAGLAFMGVLLYLGLGLEDISLDWWGNDLDGCPYATCPTARGVKVPDCPVIY; encoded by the exons ATGGAAGAATCCCCTCTCGGAATCACTACTCCTCTGA TACGAAAGGATGAGAAATCTGAGGTTCAAAGCAGCACCGTGCCGTCGAGCTCTCAAGATCCCTATTGGGAGATTCGGGAAgccgaggaggaggaggagcaggAGCAGGAGAACTCACCGGTGGAACAGGTGGCGCTGACGGTGCCGACAACCGATGACCCGTCGCTGCCGGTGCTGACGTTCCGGATGTGGGTGCTGGGAGTCGTTTCGTGCGCTCTCTTGTCGTTCCTGAACCAGTTCTTCTGGTACAGGACGGAGCCGCTGACTATAACGGCGATCTCCGCTCAAATTGCGGTGGTGCCGCTGGGGCAGCTGATGGCGGCGAAGTTGAGCAAGCGGGTGTTCTTCAAGGGGAAGCCGTGGGAGTTCACGCTGAATCCAGGGCCTTTCAATGTGAAGGAGCACGTGCTCATCACCATCTTCGCGAACTCCGGCGCCGGCACCGTCTACGCCATTCACGTGGTTACAGTGGTGAAGGTGTTCTATAAGAAGCACATCACCTTCTTCGTGTCCTTGATCGTGATTATAACAACCCAG GTGTTGGGGTTTGGATGGGCCGGCATATTCCGACGCTACCTGGTGGAGCCGGCGGCCATGTGGTGGCCTGCAAACCTTGTCCAGGTTTCACTCTTCAG GGCCCTGCACGAGAAAGAGGAACGACCCAAAGGAGGGGTGACGAGAACTCAATTCTTCCTGATTGCCTTGGCTTGCAGCTTCGCTTACTATGTGTTTCCCGGTTATCTCTTCCAAATGCTGACTTCCTTCTCCTGGTTGTGTTGGATATTCCCCAAATCGGTGCTTGCCCAGCAGCTAGGCTCCGGTCTCTACGGCCTCGGTATCGCTGCTTTTGGATTCGACTGGTCCACCATCTCATCTTACCTCGGAAGCCCACTAGCAAGCCCTTGGTTTGCCACAGCCAATGTCGCTGCCGGCTTTATCTTTGTCATGTATGTCTTGATTCCCATATGCTACTGGCTTAATGTCTACAAAGCCAAAACCTTCCCCATTTTCTCTGATGATCTCTTCCAATCCAATGGCCTTAAATACAACATTTCAAGCATCATTGATTCTAATTTCCACCTTGACATCGCCGCCTATCTGCGAGCAGGACCTCTTTACCTTAGTACCTTTTTCGCCATGACTTATGGGGTTGGCTTTGCCGCGCTGACCGCCACCATTGTACATGTCTTACTGTTTCATGGAAG AGAAATATGGGAGCAGAGCAAATCAAGTTTTAAAGAGAGAACCATGGACATACACACAAGACTCATGAGCAGGTATAAGCAAGTCCCAGAGTGGTGGTTTTGGCTGATCCTTGTTATAAACATTGGAGCCACCATCTTTGCATGTGAGTATTACATCGACCAACTTCAGTTGCCCTGGTGGGGAGTTCTCTTGGCATGCCTGATTGCCTTTATCTTCACTCTTCCTATTGGGATCATCACTGCCATCACAAACCAG GTCGTGGGAACCTTCATAGCTGGTTTTGTCTACTTGGGAACTGCATGGTGGTTAATGGAAACAATCCCCGACATCTGCGAGTCCTCATCCTCTATATGGACTTGTCCCAGTGACACCGTCTTCTACGACGCATCAGTAATATGGGGTCTGCTTGGGCCTAAGCGAATTTTCGGCAATGAAGGCACTTATGGAGCGGTGAACTGGTTCTTCTTGGGCGGAGCAGTTGCGCCTTTGCTTGTGTGGCTGGCCCAGAAGGCCTTCCCCAATCAAGAGTGGATTCGGCTAATTAACATGCCAGTCCTTTTAGGCGCCACTGGAATGATGCCGCCGGCCACTGCAGTGAACTACAGTACGTGGATTTTGATGGGGTTCGTCTCCGGCTTTGTTGTCTATAGATATCGACCGGATTTGTGGAAGCGATACAATTATGTCCTTTCGGGTGCACTTGATGCCGGTCTAGCTTTCATGGGGGTGCTCTTGTATTTGGGGTTGGGCTTGGAGGATATAAGCCTCGACTGGTGGGGGAATGATCTTGATGGTTGCCCTTATGCCACTTGTCCTACTGCCCGAGGAGTTAAGGTGCCTGATTGCCCTGTTATCTACTAA
- the LOC127787326 gene encoding oligopeptide transporter 7-like isoform X3 → MWWPANLVQVSLFRALHEKEERPKGGVTRTQFFLIALACSFAYYVFPGYLFQMLTSFSWLCWIFPKSVLAQQLGSGLYGLGIAAFGFDWSTISSYLGSPLASPWFATANVAAGFIFVMYVLIPICYWLNVYKAKTFPIFSDDLFQSNGLKYNISSIIDSNFHLDIAAYLRAGPLYLSTFFAMTYGVGFAALTATIVHVLLFHGREIWEQSKSSFKERTMDIHTRLMSRYKQVPEWWFWLILVINIGATIFACEYYIDQLQLPWWGVLLACLIAFIFTLPIGIITAITNQTPGLNVITEYIIGYIYPGYPVANMCFKVYGYISMTQAITFLQDFKLGHYMKIPPRTMFMAQVVGTFIAGFVYLGTAWWLMETIPDICESSSSIWTCPSDTVFYDASVIWGLLGPKRIFGNEGTYGAVNWFFLGGAVAPLLVWLAQKAFPNQEWIRLINMPVLLGATGMMPPATAVNYSTWILMGFVSGFVVYRYRPDLWKRYNYVLSGALDAGLAFMGVLLYLGLGLEDISLDWWGNDLDGCPYATCPTARGVKVPDCPVIY, encoded by the exons ATGTGGTGGCCTGCAAACCTTGTCCAGGTTTCACTCTTCAG GGCCCTGCACGAGAAAGAGGAACGACCCAAAGGAGGGGTGACGAGAACTCAATTCTTCCTGATTGCCTTGGCTTGCAGCTTCGCTTACTATGTGTTTCCCGGTTATCTCTTCCAAATGCTGACTTCCTTCTCCTGGTTGTGTTGGATATTCCCCAAATCGGTGCTTGCCCAGCAGCTAGGCTCCGGTCTCTACGGCCTCGGTATCGCTGCTTTTGGATTCGACTGGTCCACCATCTCATCTTACCTCGGAAGCCCACTAGCAAGCCCTTGGTTTGCCACAGCCAATGTCGCTGCCGGCTTTATCTTTGTCATGTATGTCTTGATTCCCATATGCTACTGGCTTAATGTCTACAAAGCCAAAACCTTCCCCATTTTCTCTGATGATCTCTTCCAATCCAATGGCCTTAAATACAACATTTCAAGCATCATTGATTCTAATTTCCACCTTGACATCGCCGCCTATCTGCGAGCAGGACCTCTTTACCTTAGTACCTTTTTCGCCATGACTTATGGGGTTGGCTTTGCCGCGCTGACCGCCACCATTGTACATGTCTTACTGTTTCATGGAAG AGAAATATGGGAGCAGAGCAAATCAAGTTTTAAAGAGAGAACCATGGACATACACACAAGACTCATGAGCAGGTATAAGCAAGTCCCAGAGTGGTGGTTTTGGCTGATCCTTGTTATAAACATTGGAGCCACCATCTTTGCATGTGAGTATTACATCGACCAACTTCAGTTGCCCTGGTGGGGAGTTCTCTTGGCATGCCTGATTGCCTTTATCTTCACTCTTCCTATTGGGATCATCACTGCCATCACAAACCAG ACGCCAGGACTCAACGTCATTACAGAGTACATAATTGGGTATATCTACCCAGGATATCCTGTCGCTAACATGTGCTTCAAGGTCTACGGATACATAAGCATGACACAGGCTATCACCTTCCTCCAAGACTTCAAACTTGGCCACTACATGAAAATCCCACCAAGAACTATGTTCATGGCACAG GTCGTGGGAACCTTCATAGCTGGTTTTGTCTACTTGGGAACTGCATGGTGGTTAATGGAAACAATCCCCGACATCTGCGAGTCCTCATCCTCTATATGGACTTGTCCCAGTGACACCGTCTTCTACGACGCATCAGTAATATGGGGTCTGCTTGGGCCTAAGCGAATTTTCGGCAATGAAGGCACTTATGGAGCGGTGAACTGGTTCTTCTTGGGCGGAGCAGTTGCGCCTTTGCTTGTGTGGCTGGCCCAGAAGGCCTTCCCCAATCAAGAGTGGATTCGGCTAATTAACATGCCAGTCCTTTTAGGCGCCACTGGAATGATGCCGCCGGCCACTGCAGTGAACTACAGTACGTGGATTTTGATGGGGTTCGTCTCCGGCTTTGTTGTCTATAGATATCGACCGGATTTGTGGAAGCGATACAATTATGTCCTTTCGGGTGCACTTGATGCCGGTCTAGCTTTCATGGGGGTGCTCTTGTATTTGGGGTTGGGCTTGGAGGATATAAGCCTCGACTGGTGGGGGAATGATCTTGATGGTTGCCCTTATGCCACTTGTCCTACTGCCCGAGGAGTTAAGGTGCCTGATTGCCCTGTTATCTACTAA